A window from Vulpes vulpes isolate BD-2025 chromosome 9, VulVul3, whole genome shotgun sequence encodes these proteins:
- the PBK gene encoding lymphokine-activated killer T-cell-originated protein kinase: MEEISNFKTPSKLSEKKKSALCSTPCINIPASPFMQKLGFGTGVNVYLMKRSPRGLSHSPWAVKKINPKCNDHYQSMYQKRLIDEAKILKNLHHPNIVGYRAFTEASDGSLCLAMEYGGEKSLNDLIEERNKDSQDPFPAAIILKVALNMARGLKYLHQEKKLLHGDIKSSNVVIKGDFETIKICDVGVSLPLDENMTVTDPEACYIGTEPWKPKEALEENGIITDKADIFAFGLTLWEMMTLSIPHINLPDDDDDEDKTFDESDFDDEAYYAALGTRPPVNMEELDETYQKVIELFSVCTNEDPKDRPSAAHIVEALEIDVQ, encoded by the exons ATGGAAGAAATCAGTAATTTCAAGACACCAAgcaaattatcagaaaaaaagaaatctg CATTATGTTCAACTCCATGTATAAATATTCCTGCCTCTCCATTTATGCAGAAGCTTGGCTTTGGTACTGGGGTAAATGTGTACCTTATGAAAAG atctccaAGAGGTTTGTCTCATTCTCCTTGGGCTGTGAAAAAGATTAACCCTAAATGTAATGATCATTACCAAAGTATGTATCAAAAGAGATTAATAGATGAAGCTAAGATTTTGAAAAACCTCCATCACCCAAACATTGTAG GTTATCGTGCCTTCACTGAAGCCAGTGATGGTAGTCTATGTCTTGCTATGGAATATGGAGGTGAAAAGTCTCTAAATGACTTAATAGAAGAACGAAATAAAGACAGCCAAGATCCTTTTCCAGCagccataattttaaaagttgctttgAACATGGCAAGAGGGTTAAAG TATCTACACCAAGAAAAGAAACTGCTTCATGGAGACATAAAGTCTTCAAATGTTGTAATTAAAGGTGATTTTGAAACAATTAAAATCTGTGATGTAGGAGTCTCTCTGCCACTCGATGAAAATATGACTG TGACTGATCCTGAGGCCTGTTACATTGGCACCGAGCCTTGGAAACCCAAGGAAGCTTTGGAAGAGAATGGCATTATTACTGACAAGGCAGACATATTTGCCTTTGGCCTGACTCTGTGGGAAATGATGACTTTGTCTATTCCACACATTAATCTtccagatgatgatgatgatgaag ATAAAACTTTTGATGAAAGCGACTTTGATGATGAAGCATACTATGCAGCTTTGGGGACGAGGCCACCTGTTAATATGGAAGAACTGGATGAAACGTACCAGAAAGTAATTGAACTTTTCTCTGTATGCACTAACGAAGATCCTAAAGATCGTCCTTCTGCCGCACACATCGTGGAAGCTTTGGAAATAGATGTCCAGTGA